The proteins below come from a single Chiloscyllium punctatum isolate Juve2018m chromosome 20, sChiPun1.3, whole genome shotgun sequence genomic window:
- the nkx2.5 gene encoding homeobox protein Nkx-2.5, with the protein MFAGSTTSTPFSVKDILNLQHHPDMASLGESAEFDSPPSPASCMLAGTKQLHFTETQSLATYNEPLPKLNSCKNHPNYSSSSFGNNYLEIDRREAKASNGATGSIKECRVMGVNPEKEGEKADEAERPRRRRRKPRVLFSQAQVYELERRFKQQKYLSAPERDHLANILKLTSTQVKIWFQNRRYKCKRQRQDKSLEMVGLPPPRRIAVPVLVRDGKPCLGESSSYHSPYNMHLSPYAYGTYANYTNYSAAASTANYDCNYPSVQAMPPSTAASSFMNMNFTVNDLNTAVQTQIHQNTGVSTLHGIRAW; encoded by the exons ATGTTTGCCGGCTCAACAACTTCGACTCCATTCTCAGTGAAGGATATTTTAAATCTTCAGCATCATCCTGACATGGCGTCTCTTGGAGAGTCGGCGGAGTTCGATTCGCCTCCCTCCCCTGCTTCCTGTATGCTGGCAGGGACCAAACAACTGCACTTCACTGAAACACAATCGCTAGCGACATACAATGAGCCGCTGCCCAAACTGAATTCCTGCAAAAATCATCCCAATTATTCCAGTAGTTCGTTCGGAAATAATTATTTGGAAATCGACCGCAGAGAAGCAAAGGCAAGCAACGGAGCGACGGGAAGCATTAAGG AATGCCGAGTGATGGGGGTGAACccggagaaggaaggagagaaagCTGATGAAGCCGAGCGGCCCCGGCGAAGAAGAAGGAAGCCAAGAGTGCTTTTCTCCCAGGCTCAGGTCTACGAACTCGAGAGGCGGTTTAAACAGCAGAAATACCTCTCCGCACCCGAGAGAGACCATTTAGCAAACATACTGAAGCTCACCTCCACCCAGGTCAAAATTTGGTTCCAAAATCGCCGGTACAAATGTAAAAGGCAACGCCAGGATAAATCTCTGGAGATGGTTGGCCTCCCGCCTCCCAGAAGAATCGCGGTACCAGTTCTCGTTCGAGACGGGAAGCCGTGTCTGGGAGAATCTTCATCTTACCACTCGCCGTATAACATGCACCTCAGCCCTTACGCTTACGGCACTTATGCAAACTACACCAACTACAGTGCTGCAGCCTCCACCGCCAACTATGACTGTAACTATCCCAGTGTTCAAGCCATGCCTCCTTCGACAGCGGCCAGCAGTTTTATGAACATGAACTTCACCGTCAATGACCTGAACACTGCGGTACAGACTCAAATCCACCAGAACACTGGGGTTTCCACATTGCATGGGATTAGAGCCTGGTAA